The window AAAGGAGTTTACTATGTTAAATTTACTTCAGAAAAAGAAACAATAACAAAGCGACTTATTATAAAATAAGAAGAAATCTTATACTTAAAAATGCCTGAATCATTGGTTCAGGCATTTTTTTGTATTATATGTGAGCAGTTTATTCTATAACAATTTTTCTATGTAATGTGGTATTATTAATATCTTTAGCTACCATAAAGTACAAACCTTTATTTAAACCTGAAAGGTTAATAGTTTTTCCTGTTACATTAATATCTCTAACCAAACTTCCTGCTACGTTATAGAACTTAGCACTTACCATGTTTTGGCTTATATGTAAAATTCCATCTTCTTTAACAGGGTTAGGATATACATTGGCAACAATATATTTCTCTTTGATTCCCAATGAGGAATTAGACCAGCTTACAGATGCAACTGCAATTACATCAACATAAGAACTACCATCAGATCCACCTATTGCTTCAAGCTTCACAGTAACTTCCCCTTCTTGATTAATTTCTACATTTTCTACATCCTTAATGCCCGAAGTTTCGTCTTTAGTATAGGTGATTTCTGTGCCATTTATGTATAGTGTTGGATGTTGAAAATAGATAAAATTACCTCCCATAATACTTCCATTAGGATCCAGTACATAAGTAAATGTTAAATTTTCAATACCATTTGGGGCTGTAAATGAAATAGTTCCAAGTCCGTTGCCTAAATCACCGGTGGTTAATACATAGTGAGCTTCAACCCCATCACCTAAATTCTTTTCAGACGTATATCCAGAAGAAGTATATGCTACATCAACCGTTCCCATTGCACCATCTACTGATGCATAGAAACTTACTGTTCCATCTCCCATATCACTACCACCAAGACCCAAATTCTCTTTATTTAATGTAGTAGTTAGGGGAGTACCTTCGCTACCATCTGCTTTTTCCCTTAGTGGAAGAATAGTTTGAGCAAAAGTAATTGATGCTGAAAGCAAAAATAATAAGCCCAATAGCATTCTTTTAGTGTAATTTGTCTTCATAATTAGTTGATTTGCGTTAGTAATGTTTTCAATAAACTAGGCACTAATATCATTATTGTATATAAGTATTACTTGTTGAATATAACTCGTTTATTGTGGAATTCTAACAGTTTTTTATTTAATCAGGGTGTTTTCTAACGTGTTTGAATGTCAATATAATATGAGTTTGGGTTAAAATGATTGTAGAATTTCATGTTCTAAACATTTAATTTTCGAAATAGAATACTGACTCAATTAAATATTAATATGGAAAGTTCTTTTTTAAGTGCCGTTGTATTACCCTTAGCCTTAGCAATAATTATGATAGGTATCGGATTGGAATTAAAGATATCCGATTTTACTTTATTGTTTAAAAAACCCAGGGGGGTGATAATAGGTCTTCTTGGACAAATGGTATTACTCCCAATTATAGGATACATGGTAGGATTCTATTTATTCGATTTTTCAAGTCCTTTGATCGGAGTAGGTTTTGTAATACTGGCTTTGGCACCCGGAGGATCTACATCGAACCTAATGAGTTTATTATCGAAAGGCGATTTGGCTCTCTCTGTTAGTTTAACAGCATTTGTAAGCGTTATTACTCCCCTTTGGATGCCCTTTGCGATTGCTTTATTATTTTCGAATATACCTGAAACCAAGGGTATTGAACTCAGTTATGTAAAAACCTTTACTGAATTGTTTGTAGTATCATTTATTCCAATTGTGATTGGTATGCTGATTAATGCGAAAAAACATGAGTGGTCATTGAAATTGAGAAAACCGGTAAAAATTCTCTCAACAATATTCTTGTTTTTAGTAATTATAGCTCTTGTAATAAAAAATAAAGTTGTAATTACTGCAAATTTAGATACTGTTGGTATTGCTTCCATAGTTATGGTTACTCTTACTTTCTTAGCTGGTTTTTTGTTGGCGCGCGTTTTTTCTTTATCCGGTAAACAGATTAAAAGTATAACTTTTGAGGTAGGAATTCAAAACGGTACGTTAGCATTGCTGGTTACTGCAACGATTTTGGGAATACCCGAAATGACTTTGGCAGCTATTTTTTATAGTTTAATAATGTTCGTTTACGGTTTTGCTGTAATAGGATTCTTTAACATGAAAAAGGTAGAAAACGGGAAGAAAGTAGAACTCTGTTGTGCATAATATGCAGTTGTGCTTTTTAAGGGGGCAGGTTTTAAAATGATGACATGATATAACATAAAACTCACCAATTTAATAGCTTAATAATCACCAATAAAGGTGAAGACGATAAAAATAATTGCACCGATACTGTTTATCACTGTATCGGTGTATTTTTTTTGGTATAACCCCAAAATGGGCACTTGA of the Bacteroidota bacterium genome contains:
- a CDS encoding T9SS type A sorting domain-containing protein, with the protein product MKTNYTKRMLLGLLFLLSASITFAQTILPLREKADGSEGTPLTTTLNKENLGLGGSDMGDGTVSFYASVDGAMGTVDVAYTSSGYTSEKNLGDGVEAHYVLTTGDLGNGLGTISFTAPNGIENLTFTYVLDPNGSIMGGNFIYFQHPTLYINGTEITYTKDETSGIKDVENVEINQEGEVTVKLEAIGGSDGSSYVDVIAVASVSWSNSSLGIKEKYIVANVYPNPVKEDGILHISQNMVSAKFYNVAGSLVRDINVTGKTINLSGLNKGLYFMVAKDINNTTLHRKIVIE
- a CDS encoding bile acid:sodium symporter family protein, which translates into the protein MESSFLSAVVLPLALAIIMIGIGLELKISDFTLLFKKPRGVIIGLLGQMVLLPIIGYMVGFYLFDFSSPLIGVGFVILALAPGGSTSNLMSLLSKGDLALSVSLTAFVSVITPLWMPFAIALLFSNIPETKGIELSYVKTFTELFVVSFIPIVIGMLINAKKHEWSLKLRKPVKILSTIFLFLVIIALVIKNKVVITANLDTVGIASIVMVTLTFLAGFLLARVFSLSGKQIKSITFEVGIQNGTLALLVTATILGIPEMTLAAIFYSLIMFVYGFAVIGFFNMKKVENGKKVELCCA